The following coding sequences lie in one Biomphalaria glabrata chromosome 18, xgBioGlab47.1, whole genome shotgun sequence genomic window:
- the LOC106072174 gene encoding uncharacterized protein LOC106072174 yields MAKNRPSRKLEGVETRVRVMAEQTVVTHTLSETLTARQLKRMLPLNDMKSLEVIAVYHDSRFESINDEDEIGDRIVTCKELLILPKGEMKSVDFSYNESFETSKNEPYTWFYNLPKEQRERPVISEDVAFLGYCLGNHWRNIILSIGLGFGEIEIAEADYKSANGDAVHVPTQLLMKWIQRNGSKATFATLIDKFKFFEKVNPGFINWDDIKTIFTRNQKEEMSRTSND; encoded by the exons ATGGCTAAGAACAGACCAAGTAGAAAGCTGGAAGGTGTTGAGACCAGAGTGCGTGTGATGGCAGAACAAACTGTTGTGACCCATACATTAAGTGAAACTTTAACAGCTCGACAA TTAAAGCGGATGCTTCCTCTTAATGACATGAAAAGCTTAGAGGTCATTGCTGTATATCATGATTCTCGTTTTGAATCCATAAATGATGAGGACGAAATCGGTGACAGGATTGTCACTTGCAAAGAACTCTTAATACTTCCAAAAGG TGAAATGAAATCGGTAGACTTTTCCTATAATGAGTCATTCGAGACATCTAAGAATGAACCAT aCACGTGGTTCTACAATTTACCAAAAGAGCAGAGAGAGCGTCCAGTCATCTCTGAGGATGTAGCTTTTCTTGGTTACTGCCTCGGGAACCATTGGAGGAATATTATTCTAAGTATTGGTCTCGGCTTTGGTGAAATTGAAATTGCAGAAGCTGACTACAAGAGTGCTAATGGGGATGCAGTTCATGTTCCCACTCAGCTTTTGATGAAGTGGATACAGCGTAACGGAAGTAAAGCAACATTTGCAACATTGatagataaatttaaatttttcgaAAAGGTCAACCCTGGTTTCATCAATTGGGATGATAtcaaaacaatatttacaaGAAATCAGAA